In the genome of Candidatus Phytoplasma solani, the window TTGAAATGTCTATTAAAAGGTTGTAGACAAAAGTGGTTTTTCCTAAACCAGTATAGCCCCCAATGGTGATAATTTGACCTTTTTTAAAGCCTTTCGTGGCTTGATTTAATCCTTTGAAAGTTTCTGATAGGCGGTAATATTCTTCTTGGATTTTTTGTTTTGCTTGATTATCGGTGTCAAAAAATTCGGGATGCAAAGAGGCCATTTGGTTTAAATTAAAGAGTGTTTTATCGTTTTTGTGAGGAATAAAAGCCATAAATTTTCTTAATTTATCAAAGATTTCTTGATAATAAAAATGTTTGTGATAAGGATCTTTATTTTCAAAAGAAGGACTAATAATTTTTAAGAGTTGTTGGAACAGTTTTTCTTGGGTATAGGTGTGTTTTAGGTTGTCTAAGAAATCAAGGTTGTTTTCCTCATTAACATCATTACTTAAAAAAGATAGTGATTCTTTAGTAAAGTTATCTTGGGGAAAATGGGTTTGAAGATAGGTGATTAATTCTTTAATTATCTCGGGTTGAGACTTTATTTTATCAAAGGGATGCGTTGTTTGTTTTTCTAAAAATAAATATTTTAAGGCGTTAAAGATTTTGGTATTTGTGGGGTCGAGTAGATTTTTGGGGTTAATTATTTGGCAGTAAAGTTTTAACTTTTCCCATTGGCCTTGTTCGATATAAGATATGACTTGTTGCAAGGCGCGTTGTTCGTTGGTTAACATTTTATATTAACTCCTTATTTTTTATTTTTAATCATGTTAATATCGCTAAAAGGGAGGAATTGGTTAGTCAGTAATGTTTGTAAAAAGATGTTAGCTTGGGGCAAAAAACAATCGATCACTTGGTTAATTCCTAAGATTTTCCCTTGTTTGATTTTCTTGTTTAATCTTTGAGCTTCCACAGTGTTATTAGTTAATAAATAGAATTCAAAACGTGTATCGAGTTTTTTTAATTGTTGCCCTTCTACCATGGCTTGTTTATAACGATCTCGCAAACATGTTTTGAAATTGAAGGCGATTATGCGCTTGGTTTTAGTGAATAAAACCAAATCGAATTTGATGTCGGGGATGAAAAACAAGTAAGCCTGGGGGTATAAATTGATGATTCCCTTGTTTTGAAAATATAATAAAATGAAATATTCGTTGATGTTGCCGCGGATTACTTTTTTACTTTGGGAGTTGTGTTGGTTTTTATCTAGATATTCGTTTAGGAGGTTGTGGGTTTTTATCATGTATTCGTTAAATGGTTTATTGAATAAAGATGGTTGGAATACGGATAGATTAATTGCGTCTTATTCAGCGATTTGCGTTTGCTGTTTTATTTACAATCAGCCCCCGTCCAAACCGTACGAGCAAGTTTCCAAGCATACGGCTTTCCATAATTTACTCTCTTTCGAGAACTAATTTCGCCTTACGGCTGATTAGCTATTTATCCTTTTTTGTTCTTTTACTTTTGTTATTTAATCTGATATCATGCATTTGTTGGTTCGTAATATTTCTATGACAATCTATGCATAACACTTTTGTACTCTTATTCATCACGCTTTTGCGGTTTCCATTGCGAACCGTACCACTGTGATGGATTTGAAGTTGGGTTGTTTTGCCGCATTTCTCACATATTTCCGCTTTAAGGCGGTCTGTTAGATTCGTACGACCTTGGAATAGATAAGGATTGATGGTGATATCGGGATTTTCCTTATAATTACGCATTTTCTTGATCTTATCCCAAGGGTAAACAGTCCATGACTCATACTTGGTTTTCCCTTTGTTTAAATACGGAATTGACCAAGTTGCGCCACGATTAACCTTCTTCCGCACTTTGGCAATTGTCATTTTGCGTTTCCTTGCTAAGGTTTTCAAACAACTATATTCCGCTAGATAGGTTAGATGGGTTAATGCATTTAGATTGTTAGCTAAGCAAAAGTATTGGATGATTCCGCGTACGATTGTTTTATAAGTGCGTATTATTTCTAATTCGTCCCTACTTGCTAATGTTTCGTCATGTTTAATCCTTCCTCTTTTTAACCAATTGTACTCATATCCATATTCCTTGGCTTTTGCTTTGGGAACTTGGATTTGTACCCGACCGTTTAGGGATTTTTTGTGGGTTTTTTTGGTGAGTTTACTACTGGTTGAATTTACCTTAACCATGTAGGATAGAAACCTTGTGCTCTTATTGGCTTTTACAATCTTTGATTTATCTTTACTAACTGTTAGTTTTAAATCTTGTTCTAGCCATTGAGTCACTTGGTTTTTAATAGTTTCAGCTTTGTCATATTTTCCTTTAATTCCTATGATAAAATCATCGGCATATCGGATATATTCAACTCTTGTTTTTGGATTTAGGTTAATTCGACTATCAATCCCCAGTTTATGATGCATTCCTTGATGGTATGCTTTTCTATATCCTGGGTTTGTTTTCCTTATTGGTGTCCCTTCTTTAATTAGTTCATCCATTTTGATGTCAATGTAATGTAAATATACATTGGCAAGTAATGGGGAAATGATTCCTCCTTGTGGAGAACCAGATAAAGATTCGTACTTGATGCCATCTTTCATGAACCCAGCTTTTAACCACTTATTAATGGTTGAAAGAGTTTTATTCTTGCGTATAAACTTCCTCAAGGTTTTCATAAGAGTTTCATGATTGATTGTGTCAAAATAACCTTTAAGGTCAATTTTGATGATATAATCAATTCCCTGAAATCTCTGTTTGACGCGTTTGATTGCATCAAGACAGGACTTTTTGGTTCTAAATCCAAAACTCCATTCTAAGAATTGATTTTCAAAATAAGGAGTTAAGAGTTGTTCAAGGCTTTTTTGGACTATTCTATCTTTTATGGTAGGTATTCCAAGAGGTCTAACCTTATCGTTGTCTTTGGGAATGAATATTCTTTTAACAGGCTTTGGCTTGTACTTGTTATTGATGTATTCCTTGTGATATCTTTCTAATTTTTTAAGATCGAGTCTGTCAATTGAATTACCATCAATTCCAGGTGTACCCGCGCCTTTGTTGGTTGCAATTTTGTTAAATGCAATTAATGTGTTATGTAGATTATTCATTCCTTGCTGTAATTCTCTTTTTAGAGGATAGTTATTTGTAGAACAATATAGAATCTTACTCAATGTTCGCGAAAGCTTAGTTTCATCTGAAACAGATGTTGACATATTTATCAACTCCTTCCTTGATTACAGTGAATAAATAGTAAATTACTAGCTACTTTCGCCTTGTAAAGGTTATTAACCTTCGCCCTGGTGGGTCATCATGTTAGCATATTCCAATGTTAACTTTGAATTATCCACGACTATTAAATAGCTTCTTTATCCTTGAGCGTCTCGGCATTTATTCCTTGACTTGTTAATTAAATAACTAGCTTTTAGGATTCTCCAAGTTACTCTAAATATCTACCTTTGTCCTTTAGGTGAAGTAACCGCTTATGTTTTAACGTCTTTCCTGACTGTCGGTGAGATTCCAGGCTTTCTGTTAATTAGATAAACTAACCAAGACAAATAATATATCTTGTTAGACTCTGGACTATACGGCTTCAGTAGTTTGCGTATTAGGTTCTAAGATTACATCTGCTTTCCTTCTTAGACCATTTCAGGCTTATCCATGGGACAATTTGGTGGCGGTATCCTCTTAACTAACTACTTCGTCTCAATCCGCTTTTATGGTCTGCTGTAATCCCTTATTCTTTCGTTTAACGGACCGACCATATCCATTCAGTGTTTATCGCACTGGTTATTGGTTAGATAACACGATATTTAGGCATCTTTGGCGCCCTTATTTGTTTAGTGATGTTAACACACAAAGATTGATGTTTCAAAATATCAATATTTTTGAAATGCAAATCGGTTGATTGTTTCATTTGATTAATTCCCTTTCTATAATAAAAAAAGACTCTAATTAAAGAGTCTTTTTCGGGGGGTAAAATTTTATTTTTTTAGTACGCCATTGAATAGTTCCATCTTTTTTAATAGTTTTGATTTTGCCGTTACTATAATGGATATATAAATTGCCGTTTTGAC includes:
- the ltrA gene encoding group II intron reverse transcriptase/maturase, producing the protein MSTSVSDETKLSRTLSKILYCSTNNYPLKRELQQGMNNLHNTLIAFNKIATNKGAGTPGIDGNSIDRLDLKKLERYHKEYINNKYKPKPVKRIFIPKDNDKVRPLGIPTIKDRIVQKSLEQLLTPYFENQFLEWSFGFRTKKSCLDAIKRVKQRFQGIDYIIKIDLKGYFDTINHETLMKTLRKFIRKNKTLSTINKWLKAGFMKDGIKYESLSGSPQGGIISPLLANVYLHYIDIKMDELIKEGTPIRKTNPGYRKAYHQGMHHKLGIDSRINLNPKTRVEYIRYADDFIIGIKGKYDKAETIKNQVTQWLEQDLKLTVSKDKSKIVKANKSTRFLSYMVKVNSTSSKLTKKTHKKSLNGRVQIQVPKAKAKEYGYEYNWLKRGRIKHDETLASRDELEIIRTYKTIVRGIIQYFCLANNLNALTHLTYLAEYSCLKTLARKRKMTIAKVRKKVNRGATWSIPYLNKGKTKYESWTVYPWDKIKKMRNYKENPDITINPYLFQGRTNLTDRLKAEICEKCGKTTQLQIHHSGTVRNGNRKSVMNKSTKVLCIDCHRNITNQQMHDIRLNNKSKRTKKDK